A window of the Vigna angularis cultivar LongXiaoDou No.4 chromosome 3, ASM1680809v1, whole genome shotgun sequence genome harbors these coding sequences:
- the LOC108325194 gene encoding LOW QUALITY PROTEIN: cysteine-rich receptor-like protein kinase 26 (The sequence of the model RefSeq protein was modified relative to this genomic sequence to represent the inferred CDS: deleted 2 bases in 1 codon) → MAAIFCMLALLLSCLISGTSAEYNIKFCDNNEGNYTINSTYQNNLNTLLSTLSSHTEINYGFYNFSYGQNSDKVNAIGLCRGDVKPDECRGCLNDSALTITQLCPNKKEALLWLNIGKCLLRYSNRPIFGVMEYSPGSYLKNRNKVTEPDYFIQAVSNLMRNLTVVAASGDSRRKYATGRAIASNFKTVYVYGLVQCTPDLSELDCSSCLEWAISKIPSCCVNAIGSIIVRPSCNIRFRNDIFYDQTPKLDPDVTAPSPSPPSPLSYTSIAVVVSTVVVAVVSLLCLCSYLKRKKARKTLAVNQDDDDIEITQSLQFDFETIRVATEDFSDSNKLGEGGFGAVYKGRLPNEQMIAVKRLSSGSSQGDTEFKNEVLLVAKLQHRNLVRLLGFCLEGRERLLVYEFVPNKSLDYFIFGRLMIPTHTYKHTHVYVPLKLRLYADPAKKALLDWAMRYRIIKGISRGLLYLHEDSLLRIIHRDLKASNILLDEEMNPKIADFGMARLVLLDQTHANTDRVVGTYGYMAPEYITQGQFSVKSDIFSFGVLLLEIVSGQKNSSFRHGENVEDLLSFTWRNWREGTAVNIVDPSLNNNSLNEVMRCIHIGLLCVQENITNRPTMATVMLMLGNDSLSLPIPSEPAFYAHSTTRSLPATMSWGNSSRPTTNESTNKSGLD, encoded by the exons ATGGCTGCCATTTTTTGCATGCTTGCTTTGCTTCTCTCTTGTCTAATATCTGGAACCAGCGCCGAGTATAACATCAAGTTCTGTGATAACAACGAAGGGAACTATACAATCAATAGCACCTATCAAAACAATCTCAACACCCTTCTATCCACGCTGTCTTCCCACACAGAAATTAACTATGGTTTCTACAACTTCTCATATGGTCAAAACAGTGACAAAGTAAACGCCATTGGGCTGTGCAGAGGAGATGTTAAGCCAGACGAGTGCCGCGGGTGCCTCAACGATTCTGCACTCACAATCACACAGCTTTGTCCAAACAAGAAAGAGGCCCTTCTGTGGTTGAACATTGGGAAATGCCTATTGCGTTATTCTAATCGCCCAATATTCGGTGTCATGGAATATTCTCCTGGCTCCTACTTGAAGAACAGAAACAAGGTAACGGAACCGGATTACTTTATCCAAGCAGTCTCCAACTTAATGAGGAATCTCACAGTTGTGGCTGCATCAGGTGACTCTCGTCGTAAGTATGCTACGGGTAGGGCTAttgcatcaaattttaaaaccgTTTACGTATATGGTCTTGTGCAGTGCACCCCTGATTTGTCTGAGCTAGACTGCAGTTCATGTTTGGAATGGGCTATCTCAAAAATCCCATCGTGTTGTGTGAACGCGATAGGAAGTATAATTGTTAGACCAAGTTGTAATATTAGATTCAGAAACGATATATTCTACGATCAAACGCCTAAATTAGACCCTGATGTAACAGCACCATCTCCATCACCTCCTTCCCCCCTGAGTTACACTTC CATTGCCGTTGTTGTTTCtactgttgttgttgctgtcGTTTCCCTCCTTTGTCTCTGCAGTTATTTAAAGAGGAAGAAGGCAAGAAAAACTCTAGCAG TTAATCAAGACGATGATGACATCGAAATTACTCAGTCATTGCAATTTGACTTCGAGACAATACGAGTTGCTACAGAAGACTTCTCTGATTCTAATAAACTTGGAGAAGGTGGATTTGGAGCTGTTTACAAG GGTAGGCTCCCCAATGAACAGATGATTGCGGTCAAAAGGTTGTCAAGTGGATCCAGCCAAGGAGACACAGAGTTTAAGAATGAAGTGCTTTTAGTGGCCAAGCTTCAGCACAGAAATTTAGTCAGACTACTTGGTTTCTGCTTGGAAGGAAGAGAAAGGCTACTCGTCTATGAGTTTGTTCCTAACAAAAGCCTTGATTATTTCATATTTGGTAGG TTAATGATACCCACACACACATATAAACACACACATGTATATGTACCACTAAAACTCAGGTTGTATGCAGATCCAGCCAAGAAAGCACTGTTGGATTGGGCAATGCGATACAGAATCATAAAAGGTATTAGCCGAGGGCTTCTCTACCTTCACGAAGATTCTCTTCTGCGTATTATACATCGTGATCTCAAAGCAAGCAATATTCTCTTAGACGAAGAGATGAATCCTAAGATAGCAGATTTTGGCATGGCAAGACTGGTTTTACTGGATCAAACTCACGCAAATACAGATAGAGTTGTGGGAACCTA TGGATACATGGCACCGGAGTACATAACGCAAGGACAATTTTCGGTGAAGTCAGATATCTTTAGTTTTGGTGTACTGCTTCTTGAGATCGTAAGTGGGCAGAAAAACAGTAGCTTTCGTCATGGGGAGAATGTTGAAGATCTACTGAGCTTC ACATGGAGAAACTGGAGGGAGGGAACAGCTGTAAACATTGTAGATCCATCATTGAACAACAATTCACTAAATGAAGTGATGAGATGCATTCATATTGGTTTGCTCTGTGTTCAAGAAAACATAACTAATAGACCAACCATGGCGACCGTTATGCTCATGCTCGGTAACGATTCTCTCAGTCTTCCCATCCCTTCTGAACCTGCATTTTATGCCCACAGTACAACTAGAAGCCTTCCAGCCACGATGTCATGGGGGAATAGTTCAAGGCCAACAACAAACGAATCAACAAACAAATCTGGTCTAGATTGA